The nucleotide sequence GTTGTGACTGAACTTGGCGGGATCACCAGTGCCATCACAGCGATAGAATCCTTAGAACCATCACACCTTAACATGATCAGCGGTGTCTCTCTTATCTCTGTAATATCACTGCTTGCATGGGGGTTAGGCTATTTTGGACAGCCTCATATTCTTGTGAGATTTATGTCGATCAGAGATGAAAACGAGACACATAAAGCCAAAACCATCGGAATGAGCTGGATGATTTTATCCATCATCGGTTCTTTAAGCGTCGGTTTTTTCGGCTTTGCCTATGTCGCAGCGAACAGCATTGATCTGGCAGACAGTGAAAAGATCTTTATCTTACTCTCCCAGCTTGTTTTTAACCCTTGGATCGCAGGTTTTTTACTGGCTGCGATACTTGCGGCCATCATGAGTACGATCGACTCACAACTGCTGGTATCCTCTTCTGTGCTGACAAGAGATGTATACCACGCGATCCTACATAAAGAGGCCAGTAACAAAGAACTTGTCTGGATCGGGCGTGCCACAGTGATCTTGATCGCAGTTATCGCATGGTATTTATCCACAGATGAGAACTCCAGTGTCCTCAAACTAGTATCGTATGCGTGGGCAGGATTCGGTGCGGCATTCGGACCGCTAATCATCTTAAGCCTTTACAGCCGTAACATTACAAAGTTCGGTGCGATAGCAGGTATGGTAGTGGGTGCTTTGACTGTCATCATCTGGAAAGATTTAGAGGGTGGCATATTTGAGATCTTTGAATTGCTTCCTGGATTTGTTTTTTCATGGATAGCTATTTTGCTCTTTAGTAGATATGGCGCATCGAACCCGGATTCTATAGCTAAAAAGTTTGATGAAGTGCAAAACCGATTAGACTATGAATAGGAAATAATGAAGCGTATTAGCATAGATCTTCAAAACTGAACAAAAAAATTTTACAAAACGATAGATGTTTCAGTACAATAAGAGTACAGAACTATACCGTATATAAAAAAAAGGGATAAAAATGAAAAGGATAGTGATCAAGGTAGGAAGCAGTGTCTTAACAGAGACAACAAGTATAGCAAAAGAGAGGATGTTGAACCTAGCCTCTTTAATTGCTGAAGCCAGAAAACAATATGAAGTTATTCTTGTGACTTCAGGGGCAGTCGCTGCAGGATATACAGCAGTTAAATTGAACAGAAGTGTCCCTACAAGTAAAAAAGTGTTAGCTTCTGTTGGACAGCCTATACTTATGAGTTCCTATAAAAACAAATTTGATATTTATGATGTGCCTATTTCTCAAATACTTTTAACGGAAGAAGATTTTGACTCAAGAGTGCATACAAAGATATTTCAGGACATTATAGACAGAACTCTGAAAAATGATATTTTGCCTATAGTCAATGAAAATGATATTTCAACAACGCCAGATCAACTCTTTGGAGATAATGACCAACTCTCTGCACATATCACCTACTATACCGGTGCTGATCTGCTTGTCATCTTAAGTGATATTGATGGATATTATGATGACAACCCTAAAGAGAATCCAGACGCAAAGATCAGAAAAGTGGTCACTGAGATAAAAAAAGAAGAACTGGCACAGGAACATACACCAAACTCACAGTTTGCAACAGGAGGCATCGTAACAAAACTCAAAGCAGCTGACTACATTATGAGTAAAAAAAGAGAGATGTTTTTATGTAATGGTTATGATCTGACAACTGCTAGAGAATTTTTAATAGAGGGTGTACATAATAAAGGTACACTATTCACAACGAAAAAAGAAAAGAAAGATAAATAATGAAGTTAACATTTATTGGCAATGGTAATATGGCTAAGGCGCTTATTGAAGGGTTAGTTGAACATTATGAGATAGAGGTTATGGGAAGAAACAAACACTCTTTACAAGCGCTTCAAGAACAGCTTCCTCAAATTTCAACGAAAGTGATGGAAGCGAAAGAAGATATATCAAATAAACATATAGTACTTTGTGTCAAACCCTACTCTCTCCCTGATCTTGCTCCAAAATTAACAGGTGAAGCAGATGCCATTTATTCTGTTCTGGCAGGCACATCCATAGAGAGTCTCAGCGCACAGATCAAAGCAAAAAAATACATAAGAACGATGCCAAATTTAGGGGCAAGTCATCTTAAATCTATGACAACGATCACAGGAGATGAGGATCTAAAGGAAAGTGCATTAAGTATCTTTAACTCCATTGGTAGAAGTTTATGGCTCAACAGTGAAAATGAACTCGACATCGCAACAGGTGTCGCAGGAAGCGGGCCTGCATACTTGGCACTGATCGCTGAAAGCCTGGCCGATGGTGCAGTAAATCAAGGACTGAAGCGTGTAGATGCCCAGGTACTAGTACAAGGTCTTTTTGAAGGGTTTGCATCCCTTATAGCACATGAAAACCCAGCGATCATAAAAGATGGTGTGATGAGCCCGGGAGGCACAACTGCCGCTGGATATGCTGCACTAGAGCGTTGTAACGTACGTCACGGTATGATGGAAGCAGTCAGTGATGCCTATGCTAAAGCCAAAGAACTTAAAGAGAAAAACTAATAAAAAAGGAAAGAAAATGACAAAACTAGAAAACATATCAATGATCAAAGAAGCCAATGTATATTTCGATGGAAAAGTAGTAAGTAGAACTATTTTTTTACCCAATGGAGATAGACAGACCCTAGGTGTGATGCAGCCGGGTGAATATACATTTGACACGAATGAAGCAGAGATCATGGAGATGATGAGTGGAGAATTGGAGATCAGACTTCCGGGTGAAACAGAATTTAGGACATTAAACACCCCTGAGAGTTTCAATGTACCGGCCAACTCATCATTTGATCTGAAGATCAAAACAGTTACAGATTACTGCTGTAGTTATATAAAGGCATAACAATGGAAGCTTTTCTAAAAGAAGCGAAAAATTCAAGCAGGATTCTAGCGACCATCAGCGGACGTGAAAAAAACAGAATACTGAAGGAAATGGCTCAGGCCCTTAGAGAGAACAGCAGCATCCTGATAGCACAGAACAAAAAAGATATGGAAGAGGGAGAAAAGAACAAACTCTCTTCTGCACTGATGGACAGGCTTTTATTAGATGAAAGCCGCATCGATGCAATGGCAGTAGCCATAGAAGAGATAGCAGCCTTGAAAGACCCTGTAGGCCGTGTCTTGGACGGATGGATCACTGAAGATGGCTTAAACATGCAGAAGGTTTCTATCCCTATCGGTGTGATAGGGATCATCTATGAATCTCGTCCCAATGTGACTTCAGACACTGCAGCTCTCTGTTTTAAAAGCTCCAATGTTTGTGTACTCAAAGGGGGTAAAGAGGCTCAGAACTCTAACGAAGGGATCGCTAAGATACTTCAAGATGTATTAGAAGCGAACGATCTCCCGCGTGCCTTGATCTCACTCATACCAGACGCGTCAAGAGAGGGAGTTGACAAACTGATCAAGATGGATAAATATGTGGATCTTATCATCCCAAGAGGTGGTGCAGGACTCATCAAGCATGTTACTGAAAATGCGACTGTCGCTGTGGTTAAACACGATAAAGGACAGTGTCATACCTACATCGACAAAGATGCAAAACTGGACAATGCCATAGCGATCGCGCTTAATGCAAAAGTACAACGTCCCGGTGTATGTAATGCTATGGAGACACTCTTAGTTGATGCTGCCATAGCAAAAGAGGCCTTACCTCAACTCAAAACTGCATTTGATGAGGCACACACCGAGCTCAAAGGTGATAGTAGAACACAAGATATTATAGAAGTTTCACATGCAACGGATGAAGATTATGATACAGAGTATTTGGCGAATATTTTAAATATTAAAGTCGTTGATGGGGTTGAAGGTGCGATTGAACACATTGTGAGATTTGGTTCAGGACATTCTGAAGCTATTATCACAGAAAATATCACTACGGCTGAACTCTTTTTGAATGCTATCGATGCTGCAGCAGTCTATGTCAATGCCTCG is from Sulfurovum xiamenensis and encodes:
- the putP gene encoding sodium/proline symporter PutP, with protein sequence MQIEIIISFIGYMLVMLAIGFYFYFKTNDLSDYVLGGRGLNPSVTALSAGASDMSGWLLLGLPGMMYSDGIVGSWIAVGLIIGAYLNWHYVAKPLRVYTHHLNDSITIPDYLANRFEDNGHILRVVTAVVILIFYTLYTSSGLVGGAKLFEATFNIAYSDALLIGSFVIVSYTFLGGYNAVSWTDFIQGILMMLALVITPVVVVTELGGITSAITAIESLEPSHLNMISGVSLISVISLLAWGLGYFGQPHILVRFMSIRDENETHKAKTIGMSWMILSIIGSLSVGFFGFAYVAANSIDLADSEKIFILLSQLVFNPWIAGFLLAAILAAIMSTIDSQLLVSSSVLTRDVYHAILHKEASNKELVWIGRATVILIAVIAWYLSTDENSSVLKLVSYAWAGFGAAFGPLIILSLYSRNITKFGAIAGMVVGALTVIIWKDLEGGIFEIFELLPGFVFSWIAILLFSRYGASNPDSIAKKFDEVQNRLDYE
- the proB gene encoding glutamate 5-kinase; translated protein: MKRIVIKVGSSVLTETTSIAKERMLNLASLIAEARKQYEVILVTSGAVAAGYTAVKLNRSVPTSKKVLASVGQPILMSSYKNKFDIYDVPISQILLTEEDFDSRVHTKIFQDIIDRTLKNDILPIVNENDISTTPDQLFGDNDQLSAHITYYTGADLLVILSDIDGYYDDNPKENPDAKIRKVVTEIKKEELAQEHTPNSQFATGGIVTKLKAADYIMSKKREMFLCNGYDLTTAREFLIEGVHNKGTLFTTKKEKKDK
- a CDS encoding pyrroline-5-carboxylate reductase, with the protein product MKLTFIGNGNMAKALIEGLVEHYEIEVMGRNKHSLQALQEQLPQISTKVMEAKEDISNKHIVLCVKPYSLPDLAPKLTGEADAIYSVLAGTSIESLSAQIKAKKYIRTMPNLGASHLKSMTTITGDEDLKESALSIFNSIGRSLWLNSENELDIATGVAGSGPAYLALIAESLADGAVNQGLKRVDAQVLVQGLFEGFASLIAHENPAIIKDGVMSPGGTTAAGYAALERCNVRHGMMEAVSDAYAKAKELKEKN
- a CDS encoding pyrimidine/purine nucleoside phosphorylase translates to MTKLENISMIKEANVYFDGKVVSRTIFLPNGDRQTLGVMQPGEYTFDTNEAEIMEMMSGELEIRLPGETEFRTLNTPESFNVPANSSFDLKIKTVTDYCCSYIKA
- a CDS encoding glutamate-5-semialdehyde dehydrogenase, with protein sequence MEAFLKEAKNSSRILATISGREKNRILKEMAQALRENSSILIAQNKKDMEEGEKNKLSSALMDRLLLDESRIDAMAVAIEEIAALKDPVGRVLDGWITEDGLNMQKVSIPIGVIGIIYESRPNVTSDTAALCFKSSNVCVLKGGKEAQNSNEGIAKILQDVLEANDLPRALISLIPDASREGVDKLIKMDKYVDLIIPRGGAGLIKHVTENATVAVVKHDKGQCHTYIDKDAKLDNAIAIALNAKVQRPGVCNAMETLLVDAAIAKEALPQLKTAFDEAHTELKGDSRTQDIIEVSHATDEDYDTEYLANILNIKVVDGVEGAIEHIVRFGSGHSEAIITENITTAELFLNAIDAAAVYVNASTRFTDGGAFGFGAEVGISTNKLHARGPMGIEGLTTYKFKIYGSGQVRK